The following proteins come from a genomic window of Campylobacter coli 76339:
- a CDS encoding Putative aminotransferase, giving the protein MNFINLQAQYLKYKEEIDSEIASVLSSSSFIGGAKLNEFETNLAQYTHVQHAIGCSSGTSALYLALRALDIKQGDEVIVPSFTFIATAEMVALLGAKPVFVDINLDNFNIDFELLKNAISPKTKAIIAVSMFGQMSNLQELNTFCESKNISLIEDGAQSFGASFKSEKSCSIAKISCTSFFPSKPLGAYGDGGAIFCNDESIAKNLRILLNHGQTDRYKHEFIGINARLDTLQAAILNVKLKHLDEEINKRQEIAKFYNENLTNCQIPKIDENAISAYAQYSVLVEDRARVIKAFEKANIPYAIHYPTPLHKQPCFSEFSHLKLEKSEFASEHILSLPFSAFLSQSEQESVIKIFKEGL; this is encoded by the coding sequence ATGAATTTTATCAATCTTCAAGCTCAATATCTTAAATATAAAGAAGAAATCGATTCTGAAATCGCAAGTGTTTTATCAAGCTCCTCTTTTATAGGGGGTGCAAAATTAAATGAATTTGAAACAAATTTAGCCCAATACACTCATGTGCAACACGCCATAGGATGCTCAAGTGGCACAAGTGCTTTATATCTTGCTTTAAGGGCTTTAGATATCAAACAAGGAGATGAAGTTATAGTTCCTAGTTTTACTTTTATAGCTACAGCTGAAATGGTAGCACTACTAGGAGCTAAGCCTGTATTTGTAGATATAAATTTAGATAATTTTAATATCGATTTTGAACTCTTAAAAAATGCTATCAGCCCTAAAACAAAAGCAATTATTGCTGTGAGTATGTTTGGTCAAATGAGCAACTTACAAGAATTAAACACCTTTTGCGAAAGTAAAAATATAAGCTTGATTGAAGATGGCGCACAAAGTTTTGGAGCAAGCTTTAAGAGTGAAAAATCTTGCTCTATTGCCAAAATTTCATGCACTAGCTTTTTCCCTTCTAAGCCCTTAGGAGCTTATGGCGATGGCGGAGCGATTTTTTGCAATGATGAGAGCATAGCTAAAAATTTAAGAATTTTACTCAACCACGGACAAACTGATCGCTACAAACATGAATTTATAGGGATAAATGCTCGTCTTGATACTCTTCAAGCGGCCATTTTAAATGTAAAACTAAAGCACCTAGATGAAGAAATTAATAAAAGACAAGAAATAGCAAAATTCTACAACGAAAATTTGACAAATTGTCAAATTCCAAAGATTGATGAAAACGCCATTAGTGCTTATGCACAATATAGCGTTTTAGTGGAAGATAGAGCTAGAGTTATAAAAGCTTTTGAAAAAGCAAACATTCCTTATGCTATCCATTATCCTACGCCACTTCATAAGCAACCTTGCTTCAGTGAATTTTCGCATTTAAAATTAGAAAAATCAGAATTTGCGAGTGAGCATATTTTATCCTTGCCATTTTCAGCATTTTTAAGTCAAAGTGAGCAAGAAAGTGTAATTAAAATATTTAAGGAAGGACTATGA
- a CDS encoding Carboxyl-terminal protease — protein sequence MSSKRFLAAITGFTGSLALCVFLASSLQAKPKNSSDLMQQRLESLDKLTKTLAIVEQYYVDDENITDLIDKSLSGLLSNLDAHSSFLNEKDFNDMKIQTSGEFGGLGITVGMKDGALTVISPIEGTPADKAGIKSGDIILKINDQATLGMSLNDAVDKMRGKPKTQITLTIFRKGATKPFDVVLTRDIIKVESVYAKLIEDENILYLRVTNFDKNVVDMTSKELKKHPNVKGVILDLRNNPGGLLNQATGLVNLFIDKGVIVSQKGRVVSENQEYKANPRNKISDSSLVVLVNGGSASASEIVSGALQDLKRAIIVGENTFGKGSVQQIIPINETEALRLTIARYYLPSGRTIQAVGVKPDIEVFPGKVNTQEDGFNIKESDLKQHLESELEKLDKKEQKETKKEQKNDKNIITQKQINDDAQLKSAIDTIKILNIKQGQ from the coding sequence TTGAGTAGTAAAAGATTTCTAGCCGCTATTACAGGCTTTACAGGCTCTTTGGCTCTTTGTGTTTTTTTAGCAAGTAGTTTACAAGCAAAACCAAAGAATTCATCCGATTTAATGCAACAACGCTTAGAATCCTTAGATAAACTGACTAAAACTTTAGCTATAGTTGAGCAGTATTATGTAGATGATGAAAATATTACAGATTTGATTGACAAGTCACTTTCTGGACTTTTGAGCAATCTTGATGCGCATTCTTCTTTTTTAAATGAAAAAGATTTTAATGATATGAAAATTCAAACAAGCGGCGAATTTGGTGGACTTGGGATCACTGTGGGTATGAAAGATGGCGCTTTGACTGTTATTTCTCCTATAGAAGGTACTCCTGCTGATAAAGCCGGAATTAAATCAGGTGATATTATATTAAAAATCAACGATCAAGCCACTTTAGGAATGAGTTTAAATGACGCAGTAGATAAAATGCGTGGAAAGCCAAAAACACAAATTACTCTTACTATATTTAGAAAAGGAGCGACCAAGCCTTTTGATGTCGTTTTAACACGCGATATTATCAAAGTAGAAAGCGTTTATGCAAAACTTATCGAGGATGAAAATATACTTTATTTAAGAGTTACTAATTTTGATAAAAATGTTGTGGATATGACAAGCAAAGAGCTTAAAAAACATCCTAATGTAAAGGGTGTGATTTTGGATTTAAGAAATAATCCTGGTGGCCTTTTAAATCAAGCTACCGGACTTGTTAATTTGTTTATAGATAAGGGAGTGATTGTTTCTCAAAAAGGACGCGTTGTAAGCGAAAATCAAGAGTATAAGGCAAACCCAAGAAATAAAATTTCTGATAGTTCTTTGGTGGTGCTCGTAAATGGAGGAAGTGCGAGTGCGAGTGAGATCGTCAGCGGGGCTTTGCAAGATCTTAAACGAGCTATCATTGTAGGTGAAAATACTTTTGGAAAAGGTAGTGTTCAGCAAATTATCCCGATTAATGAAACTGAGGCTTTAAGACTTACTATTGCAAGATATTATTTACCAAGTGGACGCACCATCCAAGCAGTGGGTGTAAAACCTGACATAGAAGTATTTCCTGGAAAAGTCAATACTCAAGAAGATGGATTTAATATCAAGGAAAGCGATTTAAAACAGCATTTAGAGAGCGAATTAGAAAAACTTGACAAAAAAGAACAAAAAGAAACCAAAAAAGAGCAAAAAAATGATAAAAATATCATTACTCAAAAGCAAATTAATGATGATGCACAGTTAAAATCTGCTATAGATACTATTAAAATCTTAAATATCAAACAAGGACAATAA
- a CDS encoding Alanyl-tRNA synthetase, with amino-acid sequence MDVRSEYLNFFKSKGHEITPSSPLVPDDATLLFTNAGMVPFKSIFIGEVPRPNPPRKTSCQTCIRAGGKHNDLDNVGYTARHHTFFEMLGNFSFGDYFKEQAIAYAWEFVTEVLKLPKDRLYVTVHESDDEAFELWQKHIQKERIYRFGDKDNFWQMGDTGPCGPCSEIFYDQGEEYFNGEEDYMGGDGDRFLEIWNLVFMQYERSADGKLTPLPKPSIDTGMGLERVTAIKEGKFSNFDSSLFMPIINEIAKLCGKTYVYESGASFRVIADHIRSSVFLLAQGTSFDKEGRGYVLRRILRRALRHGYLLGLKKPFMYNLVDVVCKLMGEHYTYLNEKKDFVKEQIRLEEERFLSTIENGIEIFNEELKNTKEVFSGEVAFKLYDTYGFPLDLTQDMLREKNLVVDEVKFEELMNEQKNRAKASWKGSGDKVASGDFKNLLEKFGENSFVGYEKTECQATVLALLDEDFKEVSSLKGLGWVMLDNTPFYATSGGQIADTGYIGTSEVLDTQKFFNLNLSLVKANEEIKLNDKIMAKIDTDKREQTARHHSATHLLHHALREILGSHISQAGSLVESNKLRFDFTHHKALSKEELESIEKRVNEMIINSSEAILENMPLEDAKKSGAIALFNEKYQGNVRVLTLGESKELCGGTHVKNTAQIGSFYIVKESGVSAGVRRIEAVVSRAALEFCKTFMNENLNLKEELKSNDLSLGVKKLKNEILKLKNELKNSNKSQLNSSNINGVQICVECVESGDIKTMIDEFKNKFEKAAILLIQAKDDKITLAAGVKNCPLKAGNLVKNIAQILGGNGGGRDDFATAGGKDISKIDEALKQALDLIQKGL; translated from the coding sequence ATGGATGTTAGAAGTGAATATTTAAATTTTTTTAAGTCTAAGGGTCATGAAATCACCCCTTCAAGTCCTTTAGTTCCTGATGATGCAACCTTGCTTTTTACAAATGCAGGAATGGTGCCTTTTAAAAGTATATTTATAGGAGAAGTGCCTCGTCCAAACCCACCACGCAAAACAAGTTGCCAAACTTGTATAAGAGCAGGGGGAAAGCACAATGATTTAGATAATGTAGGCTATACCGCTCGCCATCATACTTTTTTTGAAATGTTAGGAAATTTCAGTTTTGGGGATTATTTTAAAGAACAAGCTATCGCTTATGCTTGGGAATTTGTAACTGAGGTATTAAAACTTCCTAAAGATAGACTTTATGTAACCGTGCATGAAAGCGATGATGAAGCGTTTGAATTGTGGCAAAAACATATCCAAAAAGAAAGAATTTATAGATTTGGCGATAAGGATAATTTTTGGCAAATGGGCGATACAGGTCCTTGTGGTCCTTGTAGTGAGATTTTTTATGATCAAGGCGAAGAGTATTTTAATGGTGAAGAAGATTATATGGGTGGAGATGGAGATAGGTTCTTAGAAATTTGGAACCTTGTTTTCATGCAGTATGAAAGAAGTGCTGATGGTAAACTTACACCTTTGCCAAAACCAAGTATTGATACAGGAATGGGGCTTGAGAGGGTTACGGCTATCAAAGAGGGTAAATTTAGCAATTTTGACAGCTCGCTTTTTATGCCTATTATCAATGAAATTGCAAAACTTTGCGGAAAAACTTATGTTTATGAAAGTGGAGCTAGCTTTAGAGTCATAGCCGATCATATAAGATCGAGTGTATTTTTGCTTGCTCAAGGAACGAGTTTTGATAAAGAAGGTAGGGGCTATGTTTTACGCCGTATTTTACGCCGTGCTTTAAGACATGGGTATTTATTGGGTCTTAAAAAACCTTTTATGTATAATTTAGTTGATGTAGTTTGCAAGCTTATGGGCGAGCATTATACCTACCTTAATGAAAAGAAAGATTTTGTAAAAGAGCAAATCCGCTTAGAAGAAGAGAGATTTTTAAGCACTATAGAAAACGGTATTGAAATTTTTAATGAAGAGCTTAAAAATACCAAAGAAGTTTTTAGTGGAGAGGTTGCATTCAAGCTTTATGATACTTATGGTTTTCCACTTGATTTAACGCAAGATATGTTAAGAGAAAAAAATCTTGTCGTAGATGAAGTTAAATTTGAAGAATTGATGAATGAACAAAAAAATCGTGCAAAAGCTTCTTGGAAAGGAAGCGGCGATAAGGTAGCAAGTGGAGATTTTAAAAATTTACTTGAAAAATTTGGAGAAAATAGCTTTGTGGGCTATGAAAAAACAGAATGTCAAGCCACTGTTTTAGCTCTTTTAGATGAAGATTTTAAAGAAGTTTCAAGTCTTAAAGGTTTAGGCTGGGTTATGCTTGATAATACTCCTTTTTATGCAACAAGTGGAGGGCAAATTGCTGATACAGGATATATAGGAACTAGCGAAGTGCTAGATACTCAAAAGTTTTTCAATCTCAATCTTAGTCTTGTAAAAGCTAATGAAGAAATCAAGCTTAATGATAAGATCATGGCAAAAATTGATACCGATAAAAGAGAACAAACTGCACGCCATCATTCGGCTACTCATCTTTTGCACCACGCTTTAAGAGAAATTTTGGGCTCCCATATCAGTCAAGCAGGTTCTTTGGTTGAAAGCAATAAATTAAGATTTGATTTTACTCATCACAAAGCTTTAAGCAAGGAAGAATTAGAAAGCATTGAAAAAAGAGTCAATGAAATGATTATTAACTCAAGCGAAGCAATCTTAGAAAATATGCCTTTAGAAGATGCTAAAAAAAGTGGAGCTATTGCTTTGTTTAATGAAAAATATCAAGGCAATGTACGCGTTTTAACCTTAGGTGAAAGTAAAGAGCTTTGCGGAGGAACTCATGTAAAAAATACAGCTCAAATAGGAAGTTTTTACATAGTTAAAGAAAGTGGTGTAAGTGCAGGTGTAAGGCGTATAGAAGCGGTTGTTTCAAGAGCAGCTTTAGAATTTTGTAAGACTTTTATGAATGAAAATTTAAATCTTAAAGAAGAGCTTAAAAGCAATGATTTAAGTCTTGGGGTAAAAAAACTTAAAAATGAAATTCTAAAATTAAAAAATGAGCTTAAAAATTCCAATAAATCACAGCTTAACTCAAGCAATATCAACGGAGTTCAAATTTGCGTTGAATGCGTGGAAAGTGGTGATATAAAAACTATGATTGATGAATTTAAAAATAAATTCGAAAAAGCTGCTATTTTGCTAATACAAGCAAAAGATGATAAGATAACCCTTGCAGCAGGTGTGAAAAACTGTCCTTTAAAAGCTGGAAATTTGGTTAAAAATATAGCTCAAATTTTAGGCGGCAATGGTGGTGGAAGAGATGATTTTGCTACAGCAGGCGGTAAAGATATAAGCAAGATAGATGAAGCTTTAAAACAGGCTTTAGATTTGATCCAAAAAGGACTTTAG
- a CDS encoding Septum formation protein Maf — protein sequence MLILASSSVSRSNLLKEEKIEFQQISFDYDENLDKNLKPSIYVQKIVLEKERQFCTAHEEKFKDKTLLFADSIVCIGDKILTKANTKEEAYEMLDLQDGRYASILSAFLLKNSKKRVFSLSKTTLYFSNFNPCDLKNYIENGLYKGKAGAIMCEGFHKNYIIKQEGNLSTALGLDTQNLKAYL from the coding sequence ATGTTAATTCTTGCTTCAAGTTCTGTTTCTAGATCAAATTTACTCAAAGAGGAAAAGATCGAATTTCAACAAATAAGCTTTGACTATGATGAAAATTTAGACAAAAATTTAAAACCTAGTATTTATGTGCAAAAAATTGTCCTAGAAAAAGAAAGACAATTTTGCACAGCTCATGAAGAGAAATTTAAAGATAAAACTTTACTCTTTGCAGACAGTATAGTTTGTATAGGAGATAAAATTCTTACCAAGGCAAATACCAAAGAAGAAGCTTATGAAATGCTTGATTTGCAAGATGGAAGATACGCCAGTATTTTAAGTGCTTTTTTGCTAAAGAATTCAAAAAAAAGAGTTTTCTCTCTTTCAAAAACAACACTTTATTTTTCAAATTTTAATCCTTGTGATTTAAAAAATTATATAGAAAATGGACTTTATAAGGGTAAGGCAGGAGCGATTATGTGCGAGGGTTTTCATAAAAACTATATCATTAAACAAGAAGGAAATTTAAGCACTGCTTTAGGACTTGATACTCAAAATTTAAAGGCTTATTTATGA
- a CDS encoding ClpB protein: MANIQEFLTDNMLSNLESAASLAIHSKNNEVVPLHLLWALIVDSSSILNQICNKFNISKEALELEIKSKISNLATSSNVNRENVRFSNEFINSLESAKGLMSANGDNYLSVDTWLISESEKNPIKEILAKFIDIKEFQKELQNLRAGRKIESKTSDETLDSLNKFGIDLTAKASEGKLDPVIGREEEIERLMQILIRKTKNNPILLGEPGVGKTAIVEALAQRIVKKDVPKSLQNKKVIALDMSALIAGAKYRGEFEDRLKAVVNEVIKSENIILFIDEIHTIVGAGASEGSMDAANILKPALARGELHTIGATTLKEYRKYFEKDAALQRRFQPVNVGEPSVNEALAMLRGIKEKLEIHHNVTINDSALVAAAKLSKRYIADRFLPDKAIDLIDEAAAELKMQIESEPSSLRKVRKDIETLEVENEALKMENDEKNQKRLGEIAKELANLKEKQSALNSQFENEKAVFDSISAKKKEIDSLKNEAVFAKNKGEFQKAAELEYGKIPECEKEVANLEEKWKKMSENGVLLKNQVDEDLVAGILSKWTGISVQKMLTSEKQKFLEVEKHLKESVIGQDKALSALARAIKRNKAGLNADNKPIGSFLFLGPTGVGKTQSAKALAKFLFDDEKAMIRFDMSEFMEKHSVSRLLGAPPGYIGHEEGGELTEAVRRKPYSVLLFDEVEKAHKDVFNVLLGILDDGRATDSKGVTVDFKNTIIILTSNIASSAIMNLSGKEQEDAVKNELKNFFKPEFLNRLDDIITFNPLGKDEAYEIVKLLFKDLQKSLENKGIKASLSENAALLIAKDGFDPDFGARPLRRAIYDLIEDKLSDMILADKLDENDEIIIDAKNDEIIIEKV, encoded by the coding sequence ATGGCAAATATACAAGAATTTTTAACCGACAATATGCTTTCAAATCTTGAAAGTGCAGCTTCCTTGGCAATTCATTCTAAAAATAATGAAGTTGTTCCTTTGCATCTTTTATGGGCTTTAATTGTAGACAGTTCAAGTATTTTAAATCAAATTTGCAATAAATTTAATATCTCAAAAGAAGCTTTAGAACTTGAAATCAAAAGTAAAATTTCAAATCTTGCAACAAGTTCTAATGTAAACCGTGAAAATGTACGCTTTTCTAATGAATTTATCAATTCCCTAGAAAGTGCCAAGGGACTCATGAGTGCCAATGGCGATAATTATTTAAGCGTAGATACTTGGCTTATAAGTGAAAGTGAAAAAAATCCTATTAAAGAAATTCTAGCCAAATTTATAGATATTAAAGAATTTCAAAAAGAGCTTCAAAATTTAAGAGCAGGACGCAAAATCGAAAGCAAAACAAGTGATGAAACCTTAGATAGTTTAAATAAATTTGGTATAGATTTAACCGCGAAAGCAAGCGAAGGAAAACTTGATCCCGTTATAGGTAGAGAAGAAGAAATCGAACGCTTAATGCAAATTCTTATACGCAAAACAAAAAATAATCCTATACTTTTAGGTGAACCAGGAGTAGGAAAAACAGCGATTGTAGAAGCTTTGGCACAAAGAATTGTCAAAAAAGATGTACCAAAATCTTTACAAAATAAAAAAGTCATAGCACTTGATATGAGTGCATTGATCGCAGGGGCAAAATATCGTGGTGAATTTGAAGATAGATTAAAAGCAGTGGTAAATGAAGTTATAAAAAGTGAAAATATCATACTTTTTATCGATGAAATTCATACCATAGTAGGCGCAGGAGCAAGCGAAGGAAGTATGGATGCGGCAAATATTTTAAAGCCAGCACTTGCAAGAGGCGAACTACACACCATAGGAGCAACCACTCTTAAAGAATATCGCAAATACTTTGAAAAAGACGCAGCCTTACAGCGCCGTTTTCAACCCGTAAATGTAGGCGAGCCTAGTGTAAATGAAGCTTTAGCAATGCTAAGAGGTATTAAAGAAAAGCTTGAAATTCATCACAACGTCACCATCAATGATAGTGCTTTAGTAGCAGCGGCTAAACTTTCAAAACGCTATATTGCCGATCGTTTTTTACCCGATAAAGCAATTGATCTAATCGATGAAGCTGCGGCTGAACTCAAAATGCAAATTGAAAGCGAACCAAGCTCTTTAAGAAAGGTGCGCAAAGACATAGAAACCCTAGAAGTAGAAAATGAAGCCCTAAAAATGGAAAATGATGAAAAAAATCAAAAAAGACTAGGTGAAATTGCTAAGGAACTAGCCAATTTAAAAGAAAAGCAAAGTGCCTTAAACTCACAATTTGAAAATGAAAAAGCAGTCTTTGATAGCATAAGTGCAAAGAAAAAAGAAATCGATAGTCTAAAAAATGAAGCCGTTTTTGCAAAAAATAAGGGTGAATTCCAAAAAGCTGCAGAATTAGAATATGGCAAAATTCCAGAATGTGAAAAAGAAGTGGCAAATTTGGAAGAAAAATGGAAAAAAATGAGTGAAAATGGAGTCTTGCTTAAAAATCAAGTTGATGAAGATTTGGTTGCTGGAATTTTAAGTAAATGGACAGGGATTAGCGTGCAAAAAATGCTGACTTCAGAAAAACAAAAATTTTTAGAAGTAGAAAAACACCTAAAAGAAAGCGTAATTGGACAAGATAAAGCTCTAAGCGCTTTAGCAAGGGCTATTAAACGCAATAAAGCAGGATTAAATGCAGACAACAAACCTATAGGAAGCTTTTTATTTTTAGGGCCTACAGGAGTAGGAAAAACACAATCTGCTAAGGCTTTGGCGAAATTTTTATTTGATGATGAAAAAGCAATGATTCGCTTTGATATGAGTGAATTTATGGAAAAACATAGTGTTTCAAGACTCTTAGGAGCACCTCCTGGCTATATAGGACACGAAGAAGGTGGTGAGCTTACTGAGGCAGTACGTAGAAAACCTTATAGTGTACTTTTATTTGATGAAGTTGAAAAAGCTCATAAGGATGTATTTAATGTGCTTTTAGGAATTTTAGATGATGGTAGGGCAACTGATAGCAAAGGCGTAACCGTGGATTTTAAAAATACCATTATCATTTTAACTTCCAATATTGCCTCAAGTGCTATCATGAATTTAAGTGGAAAGGAACAAGAAGATGCAGTAAAAAATGAGTTGAAAAATTTCTTTAAACCTGAATTTTTAAATCGCTTAGATGATATCATCACCTTTAATCCTCTTGGAAAAGATGAGGCATATGAAATAGTCAAGCTTTTATTTAAAGACTTGCAAAAAAGCTTGGAAAATAAAGGTATAAAAGCAAGCCTTAGTGAAAATGCTGCACTTTTAATCGCCAAAGACGGATTTGATCCTGACTTTGGTGCTAGACCTTTAAGAAGGGCTATTTATGATTTAATCGAAGACAAACTAAGCGATATGATACTTGCAGATAAACTTGATGAAAATGATGAGATTATCATCGATGCAAAAAATGATGAGATTATCATCGAAAAAGTTTAA
- a CDS encoding Multimodular transpeptidase-transglycosylase codes for MKILKYIFSFFVVCFIAVFIYVAYLFANADTQGYTFKEYKPPLTTQIYDRNGKLVANIFEQHRFYANYEELPPRLIEALVAIEDTSFFEHDGVNIDAIFRAVVKIIKSGGKTMEGASTLTQQFIKNTELTPERTITRKIREALLAYKMETILSKEQILERYLNYIFFGHGYYGVKTAAQGYFHKNLNELSLKEIAMLVGMPKAPSSYDPTKHLDLSIARANNVVARMYTLGWISKTEYDEAMKEIPQIYDDTLTQNAAPYVVDEVIKQLSPSIKDLKTGGYKITLNIDLDVQEMAQNALKFGYDEIVKRDKDANLSTLNGAMVVVNHQSGDVLALVGGVDYEKSNYNRATQSTRQPGSSFKPFVYQAAINLGYSPMSEIADISRIFEGGAGDNKDWKPKNDGGKFLGLITLKEALTRSRNLATINLALDIGLDVLHSKLVDFGFRDIPVNLSIVLGSFGISPLEYSKFYTMFGNYGVIKEPQIIKQVQDKNNQIIMEFNSNEYRVSDEAQSFLVLDMMKNVVEHGTGRNARVEGIEVAGKTGTTNKNVDAWFCGLTPEIEALIWYGNDNNKPMRYTEGGARASAPVFREFLNKYLEKFPDTTRKFSIPNGVYKGSYKGQSAYYTIKSPLPRANMKFNESEILF; via the coding sequence ATGAAAATTTTAAAATATATATTTTCATTTTTTGTGGTATGTTTTATCGCTGTATTTATTTATGTAGCCTATCTTTTTGCAAATGCAGATACGCAAGGATATACTTTTAAAGAGTATAAACCCCCGCTTACAACACAAATTTACGATAGAAATGGAAAATTAGTAGCTAATATCTTCGAACAACATCGTTTTTACGCAAATTATGAAGAATTACCTCCACGCCTTATAGAAGCTCTTGTAGCTATAGAAGATACTAGTTTTTTTGAGCATGATGGGGTGAATATTGATGCTATTTTTAGAGCTGTTGTTAAAATCATAAAAAGTGGTGGAAAAACCATGGAAGGGGCTTCAACCCTTACCCAACAATTTATCAAAAACACAGAATTAACTCCTGAAAGAACTATCACTCGTAAAATTCGTGAAGCCTTACTTGCCTATAAAATGGAAACGATTTTAAGCAAAGAGCAAATTTTGGAAAGATATTTAAATTATATCTTTTTTGGACATGGATATTATGGAGTTAAAACAGCTGCGCAGGGATATTTTCATAAGAATCTAAATGAGTTAAGTCTTAAAGAGATTGCTATGCTTGTGGGCATGCCAAAAGCACCAAGTAGCTATGATCCTACAAAACATTTAGATCTTTCTATCGCAAGAGCAAATAATGTTGTGGCAAGAATGTATACATTAGGTTGGATTTCTAAAACAGAATATGATGAGGCCATGAAAGAAATTCCTCAAATTTATGATGATACTTTAACGCAAAATGCAGCTCCTTATGTTGTAGATGAGGTGATTAAGCAATTAAGTCCTAGCATTAAAGATCTTAAAACAGGCGGCTATAAAATCACTTTAAATATAGATTTAGATGTGCAAGAAATGGCTCAAAATGCCTTAAAATTTGGCTATGATGAAATAGTAAAACGCGATAAAGATGCAAATTTAAGCACGCTAAATGGAGCTATGGTGGTTGTTAATCATCAAAGTGGAGATGTTTTGGCTTTGGTGGGCGGAGTTGATTATGAAAAAAGTAATTATAACCGAGCTACTCAAAGCACGCGACAGCCTGGCAGCTCTTTTAAGCCTTTTGTGTATCAAGCAGCTATCAATCTTGGCTATTCGCCTATGAGTGAGATTGCGGATATTTCTAGAATTTTTGAAGGTGGAGCAGGGGATAATAAAGACTGGAAACCCAAAAATGATGGGGGTAAATTCCTTGGTTTGATCACTCTAAAAGAAGCCCTAACACGCTCAAGAAATTTAGCTACTATCAATCTCGCGCTTGATATAGGACTTGATGTGCTTCATTCAAAGCTTGTGGATTTTGGTTTTAGAGATATTCCGGTTAATTTATCGATTGTTTTAGGAAGCTTTGGAATTTCACCTTTGGAGTATTCTAAATTTTATACCATGTTTGGAAATTATGGAGTTATAAAAGAGCCGCAAATCATTAAGCAAGTGCAAGATAAAAATAATCAAATTATTATGGAATTTAACTCAAACGAATACAGAGTAAGCGATGAAGCGCAAAGCTTTTTGGTTTTAGATATGATGAAAAATGTTGTAGAGCATGGTACAGGGCGTAATGCGAGGGTTGAAGGTATAGAAGTAGCAGGCAAAACAGGAACTACTAATAAAAATGTCGACGCTTGGTTTTGCGGTTTAACGCCTGAGATTGAAGCTTTGATTTGGTATGGAAATGACAATAACAAGCCTATGCGTTATACAGAGGGTGGGGCTAGAGCTTCTGCTCCTGTATTTAGAGAATTTTTAAACAAATACTTAGAGAAATTTCCTGATACTACAAGAAAATTCAGTATTCCAAATGGAGTATATAAAGGAAGCTATAAGGGACAAAGCGCTTATTATACCATCAAATCGCCTCTGCCAAGAGCAAATATGAAATTTAACGAAAGTGAGATTTTATTTTAA